The following coding sequences lie in one Pseudarthrobacter phenanthrenivorans Sphe3 genomic window:
- a CDS encoding aldehyde dehydrogenase family protein produces MTSAPHDTRPAATRPEFSLPHTHVDTIFVDGEWVRVKGTGRNPVTDPATGEVWGSVPDGTAEDVDAAVGSAQRAFQGEWPRLTPSERAAYLLRIAEEVEKRATELSLTNTRENGSPVAESSGAAANAAGIFRYFAGLAGYLEKEDVRPFPNGGGESVVRRDPVGICALIAPWNFPINLVVIKLAPALLAGCTVVVKPASPTPLSFRVVIDAIAAAGVPAGVVNLVTGSGRLGDMLVKHPGVDKVAFTGSTPVGRKIAAACGELLRPVTLELGGKSSAIVLPDADLEAMSKVLIRSSMRNTGQTCYISTRILAPASRYDEVVEMVTATIAAGKQGDPLDPDTVFGPCATESQYRTVLDYVESALAEGARATTGGKAASLGAPMDKGYFVEPTVFADVTPAMRVSREEIFGPVITILKYNDAGGSIEEAVALANNTEFGLGGLVFGRDAEAAFAVADRMDTGSVGVNFFASNHAAPFGGRHDSGLGTEYGIEGLNAYVSYKSIHRRA; encoded by the coding sequence ATGACCTCCGCCCCCCACGACACCCGACCCGCGGCCACGCGTCCGGAGTTTTCCCTCCCACACACCCATGTGGACACCATCTTCGTTGACGGTGAATGGGTTCGCGTCAAAGGCACCGGCCGTAACCCGGTCACGGACCCGGCTACGGGCGAAGTCTGGGGATCTGTTCCGGACGGCACCGCGGAGGACGTGGACGCCGCCGTCGGCTCAGCGCAGCGGGCCTTCCAGGGCGAGTGGCCGCGGCTGACGCCCTCCGAACGCGCAGCGTATCTCCTGCGGATCGCCGAGGAGGTGGAGAAACGGGCCACGGAGCTGTCCCTGACGAACACCAGGGAAAACGGCTCACCCGTCGCCGAATCCTCTGGCGCCGCGGCAAACGCAGCCGGGATCTTCCGCTACTTCGCCGGCCTTGCCGGCTACTTGGAAAAGGAAGACGTCCGGCCCTTTCCCAACGGCGGGGGCGAATCGGTGGTCCGCCGGGACCCGGTGGGCATCTGCGCGCTGATCGCCCCATGGAACTTTCCCATCAACCTGGTGGTGATCAAGCTGGCCCCGGCACTGCTGGCAGGCTGCACGGTGGTGGTCAAACCCGCATCACCCACGCCGCTGTCCTTCCGGGTGGTAATCGACGCCATAGCCGCCGCCGGAGTCCCTGCAGGGGTGGTCAACCTGGTCACGGGGTCCGGCCGGCTCGGCGACATGCTGGTCAAGCATCCCGGCGTGGACAAGGTGGCGTTCACCGGATCCACGCCGGTTGGCCGGAAAATCGCGGCCGCGTGCGGTGAACTGCTCCGGCCCGTGACGCTGGAACTCGGCGGAAAATCCAGCGCGATCGTCCTGCCGGATGCCGACCTCGAGGCCATGTCCAAGGTGTTGATCCGCTCATCAATGCGGAACACCGGCCAGACCTGCTACATTTCCACCCGCATCCTGGCCCCCGCCAGCCGCTATGACGAAGTGGTGGAGATGGTGACGGCCACTATTGCCGCCGGCAAACAGGGAGACCCCTTGGACCCCGACACCGTATTCGGCCCCTGCGCCACGGAATCCCAGTACCGGACAGTGCTGGACTACGTCGAGTCCGCCCTGGCCGAAGGCGCCCGCGCCACCACCGGCGGCAAGGCGGCGTCCCTGGGAGCACCCATGGACAAGGGCTACTTCGTGGAACCCACGGTCTTTGCCGACGTCACCCCGGCTATGCGCGTCTCCCGCGAGGAAATCTTCGGACCGGTCATCACCATCCTCAAGTACAACGACGCCGGCGGCAGCATCGAGGAGGCCGTAGCGCTGGCGAACAACACTGAATTCGGCCTCGGCGGGCTGGTCTTCGGACGGGACGCGGAAGCAGCGTTCGCCGTCGCCGACCGGATGGACACCGGATCCGTGGGCGTCAACTTCTTCGCGTCCAACCACGCGGCGCCTTTCGGCGGACGGCATGATTCAGGACTTGGGACCGAGTACGGGATTGAAGGACTGAACGCCTATGTGAGTTATAAATCCATCCACCGACGGGCATAG
- a CDS encoding sigma 54-interacting transcriptional regulator yields the protein MTDRPEIFTVGELRAAGHVLKDLRREIRDNLLAALAAGRDPWPGMYGFSRTVLPQLERALIAGHDVVLLGERGQGKTRLLRTLAGLLDEWSPVIEGSELNEHPFEPITDHSRARVLTEGDRLRVAWRHRSERYVEKLATPDTSVADLIGDVDPMRVAEGRRLGDPETIHYGLVPRSNRGIIAINELPDLAERIQVSMLNVMEERDIQIRGYVLRLPLDVLVVASANPEDYTNRGRIITPLKDRFGAEIRTHYPIELEDEVSVIRQEGQLVADVPPVILEILARYTRALRQSPAINQTSGVSARFAIAGAETVAAAALRRASVRGEGQAVARIVDLGTAVDVLTGKIEFESGEEGREQAVLDHLLRTATAEAVRAHYQGLDLGPLVAALDGHTTVTTGEHVTAREFLANLPSLNGSGLYDEIGSRLGARNEGQRAAAIELALEGLYLARRISKESDDEETVYG from the coding sequence GTGACTGATCGTCCCGAAATCTTCACAGTTGGTGAACTCCGTGCCGCAGGCCATGTCCTCAAGGATCTGCGCCGGGAAATCCGCGACAACCTGCTGGCAGCGCTCGCCGCCGGCCGCGATCCCTGGCCCGGGATGTACGGGTTCAGCCGGACCGTCCTTCCCCAGCTCGAACGCGCACTCATCGCGGGCCATGACGTGGTCCTGCTGGGGGAACGCGGGCAGGGCAAGACGCGCCTCCTCCGCACGCTGGCCGGGCTGCTCGATGAGTGGTCCCCGGTCATCGAGGGCTCCGAGCTGAACGAACACCCGTTCGAGCCGATAACCGACCATTCCCGTGCCCGTGTCCTGACCGAGGGTGACCGGCTGCGGGTAGCGTGGCGCCACCGCTCGGAGCGGTACGTGGAAAAGCTGGCGACGCCGGATACCTCCGTCGCCGACCTCATCGGCGACGTTGATCCGATGCGCGTGGCCGAAGGCCGGCGCCTGGGCGACCCCGAAACCATCCATTACGGCCTGGTGCCCCGCTCCAACCGGGGCATCATCGCCATCAATGAACTGCCCGACCTGGCGGAACGGATCCAGGTGTCCATGCTCAACGTGATGGAGGAACGGGACATCCAGATCCGGGGCTACGTGCTTCGGCTGCCGCTGGACGTGCTGGTGGTGGCATCGGCCAACCCGGAGGACTACACCAACCGCGGCCGGATCATCACGCCCCTGAAGGACCGCTTTGGCGCCGAGATCCGCACCCACTACCCCATCGAACTCGAGGACGAGGTATCCGTCATCCGGCAGGAGGGGCAGCTGGTGGCCGATGTCCCGCCGGTCATTCTGGAGATCCTTGCGCGCTATACCCGCGCGCTGCGGCAATCACCGGCCATCAACCAGACCTCCGGAGTGTCTGCGCGGTTCGCCATTGCAGGCGCCGAAACTGTGGCGGCGGCGGCGCTGCGCCGGGCGAGCGTCCGCGGGGAGGGCCAGGCTGTGGCCAGGATCGTAGATCTCGGTACAGCGGTGGACGTCCTCACCGGCAAGATCGAATTCGAATCGGGCGAGGAAGGCCGCGAACAGGCGGTGCTCGACCACCTCCTGCGCACGGCCACGGCCGAGGCGGTGCGCGCGCACTACCAGGGACTGGACCTGGGCCCGCTGGTGGCTGCGCTCGACGGCCACACCACGGTGACCACGGGGGAGCACGTCACCGCCCGGGAGTTCCTCGCCAACCTGCCGTCCCTCAACGGCTCGGGCCTGTATGACGAGATCGGCAGCCGCCTGGGTGCCCGGAACGAGGGGCAGCGCGCAGCCGCCATAGAACTCGCCCTCGAGGGCCTCTACCTCGCCCGGCGGATCTCAAAGGAGTCCGACGACGAAGAGACGGTCTACGGCTAG
- a CDS encoding vWA domain-containing protein, producing MNFHNHSARYGRYTGGPDPLAPPVDLAEALDAVAEDVMAGYSPRHALQEFLRRGGRSREGLDDLARRVQERRSGLLGRHRLDGTLDEVRKLLDTAVLEERKQLARDAMMDNTDRAFREMQLQNLPRSTAAAINELAQYDWQSGTAREAYEQIKDLLGREALDQRFAGMKQALESATDEDRAAVSAMLRDLNELLAKHRNGEDTDEDFQEFMARHGQFFPENPQSVEELVDALAKRAAAAQRLMQSMSPEQREELMRLSAQAFGSPELMAQLDQLDDSLRALRPGEDWSGAERFEGQEGLGLGDGTGVLQDIAELDELADQLSQSYNGSTLGDLDLDALARQLGQNAAVTARTLAEIERAMQDGGYLRRGTDGDLRLSPQAMRRLGRSLLRDTAKQLSGRQGRRDTRVAGAAGEHTGSSRPWEFGDAEPWDVTRTLTNAISRTAADGGTTRSGLRLTPADIEVSETEARTQAAVVLLVDVSFSMAAEGRWVPMKRTALALHHLVSTRFRGDRLELITFGRYARTMDIGELTALPPRREQGTNLHHGLLLAGRFFRRHPSMQPVLLVVTDGEPTAHLLAEGESWFCWPPDPETIRTTVAELDRLGRAGAQTTFFRLGDDPSLEGFVRKIARRVDGRVVAPEAGELGAAVVGEYLRAHFRGRAFNDADWAS from the coding sequence ATGAACTTCCACAACCACTCCGCAAGGTACGGCCGGTACACCGGCGGTCCCGATCCGCTGGCACCGCCGGTGGATCTGGCGGAAGCGCTGGACGCCGTAGCCGAGGACGTGATGGCCGGGTACTCGCCCCGCCACGCGCTGCAGGAGTTCCTGAGGCGCGGGGGCCGCAGCCGGGAGGGCCTGGACGATCTTGCCCGGCGCGTCCAGGAGCGGCGGAGCGGGCTGCTGGGCCGGCACAGGCTGGACGGAACCCTGGACGAGGTCAGGAAACTCCTGGACACAGCGGTGCTGGAGGAACGCAAGCAGCTGGCCAGGGACGCCATGATGGACAACACGGACCGCGCCTTCCGGGAGATGCAGCTGCAAAACCTGCCCCGGTCCACCGCAGCAGCGATCAACGAACTGGCCCAATATGACTGGCAGTCGGGCACTGCGCGGGAGGCTTACGAACAGATCAAGGACCTGCTGGGCCGGGAGGCCCTCGACCAGCGGTTTGCAGGCATGAAACAGGCGCTGGAAAGCGCCACGGACGAGGACCGGGCGGCCGTCAGTGCCATGCTCCGGGACCTGAATGAACTCCTGGCCAAGCACCGCAACGGTGAGGATACCGACGAAGACTTCCAGGAATTCATGGCGCGGCACGGCCAGTTCTTTCCGGAGAATCCGCAATCGGTGGAGGAGCTGGTTGACGCGCTCGCCAAGCGTGCGGCTGCCGCCCAGCGGCTCATGCAGTCCATGTCCCCCGAGCAGCGGGAAGAGCTGATGCGGTTGTCCGCCCAGGCGTTCGGTTCGCCGGAACTGATGGCCCAGCTCGACCAGCTGGATGACAGCCTGCGCGCCCTGCGCCCGGGTGAGGACTGGAGCGGAGCGGAGCGGTTTGAGGGACAGGAAGGCCTGGGCCTCGGGGACGGCACGGGCGTGCTCCAGGACATCGCCGAACTGGATGAGCTGGCCGACCAGCTCTCGCAGTCGTACAACGGATCGACTCTGGGCGACCTGGACCTGGATGCGCTGGCCCGCCAGCTCGGACAGAACGCCGCGGTCACGGCCCGGACGCTGGCGGAAATTGAGCGGGCCATGCAGGACGGCGGCTACCTGCGGCGCGGCACTGACGGCGACCTCCGGCTGTCACCCCAGGCCATGCGGCGCCTTGGCAGGTCCCTGCTGCGGGATACCGCCAAGCAGCTCTCCGGACGGCAGGGGCGCCGGGACACCCGCGTGGCCGGCGCCGCCGGGGAACACACCGGGTCCAGCCGCCCGTGGGAGTTCGGCGATGCGGAACCCTGGGACGTGACCCGTACGCTGACCAACGCGATCAGCCGCACGGCAGCCGACGGCGGGACAACACGCAGCGGACTGCGGCTCACGCCCGCCGACATCGAAGTGAGCGAGACAGAGGCGCGGACCCAGGCCGCCGTCGTCCTGCTCGTGGATGTCTCCTTCTCGATGGCTGCCGAGGGGCGGTGGGTGCCGATGAAGCGCACTGCGCTGGCCCTGCACCACCTCGTCTCCACCCGCTTCCGCGGCGACAGGCTGGAACTGATCACCTTCGGCCGCTATGCGCGGACCATGGACATCGGCGAGCTCACTGCGCTGCCGCCCCGCCGGGAACAGGGCACCAACCTGCACCACGGCCTGCTGCTGGCCGGCCGCTTCTTCCGCCGGCACCCCTCCATGCAGCCTGTCCTGCTGGTGGTGACGGACGGCGAACCTACCGCCCACCTGCTGGCAGAGGGAGAATCATGGTTCTGCTGGCCGCCCGACCCGGAAACCATCCGGACCACAGTGGCCGAACTGGACCGGCTGGGGCGGGCCGGTGCCCAGACCACGTTCTTCAGGCTGGGCGACGATCCAAGCCTGGAGGGATTCGTCCGGAAAATCGCACGCCGCGTGGACGGCAGGGTGGTGGCACCCGAGGCCGGGGAGCTGGGCGCCGCCGTCGTGGGGGAGTACCTGCGGGCCCACTTCCGGGGCCGGGCGTTTAACGACGCCGACTGGGCCTCCTAG
- a CDS encoding 5'-3' exonuclease, giving the protein MPDRLMLLDTASLYFRAFYGLPDTIRRPDGTPVNAVRGLLDMIARLTTDYHATHLIACWDDDWRPQWRVDLLPTYKAHRVAEAVTDAPDVEVVPDALEAQLPMIRHVLGLAGIAVVGAAHHEADDVVGTYASHASLPVDVVTGDRDLFQVCDDERQVRVIYTARGMKNLEVITEEVVVAKYRVLPQQYADYATLRGDASDGLPGVAGIGDKTAASLLLKHGTLEGLLEAAEDSCSGLSAPVRAKLAAAAGYLSAAPAVVRLVRDLDLPSPEQAGAKLSPVSGEPRAELERLAVEWNLGGSVRRLLTALDSRAVSKR; this is encoded by the coding sequence ATGCCTGACCGCCTAATGCTGCTGGACACCGCGTCACTGTACTTCCGCGCCTTCTACGGACTGCCGGACACGATCCGCCGGCCCGACGGTACTCCGGTCAACGCCGTCCGCGGCCTGCTGGACATGATCGCGCGGCTCACCACGGACTACCACGCCACCCACCTCATTGCCTGCTGGGATGACGACTGGCGGCCCCAATGGCGCGTGGACCTGCTGCCCACCTATAAGGCCCACCGGGTGGCGGAAGCTGTCACGGACGCACCGGATGTGGAAGTGGTGCCGGATGCCCTGGAAGCCCAGCTCCCCATGATCCGCCACGTGCTGGGTCTCGCCGGTATCGCAGTCGTTGGCGCCGCCCACCATGAGGCAGACGACGTGGTGGGGACCTACGCGAGCCACGCCAGCCTCCCCGTGGACGTGGTCACCGGCGACCGGGATCTCTTCCAGGTATGCGACGACGAACGCCAGGTCCGGGTCATCTACACCGCACGCGGCATGAAGAACCTCGAAGTGATTACCGAAGAGGTGGTGGTGGCGAAGTACCGGGTGCTGCCCCAGCAGTACGCCGACTACGCAACCCTGCGCGGGGACGCCTCCGACGGCCTGCCGGGAGTCGCCGGTATTGGCGACAAAACAGCCGCGTCGCTGCTGCTCAAGCACGGCACCCTGGAGGGGCTGCTGGAAGCGGCCGAGGACTCCTGCAGCGGCCTGTCCGCGCCCGTGCGTGCCAAGTTGGCCGCCGCGGCCGGCTACCTCTCGGCAGCACCCGCCGTCGTCCGGCTCGTACGGGACCTGGACCTGCCCAGTCCCGAGCAGGCGGGCGCAAAGCTAAGCCCGGTTTCGGGGGAACCGCGTGCTGAACTGGAGCGGTTGGCCGTTGAGTGGAACCTGGGCGGCTCGGTCAGGCGGCTCCTGACGGCCCTCGATTCCCGGGCAGTCAGTAAGAGATGA
- a CDS encoding CBS domain-containing protein → MATAREIMTGGAECVGENETLEAAARKMKELDVGSLPICGEDNRLKGMLTDRDIVIKCLAEGGDPRTATAGEFGEGKPVTIGADDSIEEAIRTMQDHQVRRLPVIDGHNLVGVLSQGDIAKNYPEDRVGELVAFISY, encoded by the coding sequence ATGGCAACGGCACGGGAAATCATGACCGGCGGCGCCGAGTGCGTGGGCGAGAACGAGACCTTGGAGGCAGCCGCGCGCAAGATGAAGGAGCTGGACGTGGGATCGCTTCCGATCTGCGGGGAGGACAACCGCCTGAAGGGCATGCTCACGGACCGCGACATCGTGATCAAGTGCCTGGCAGAAGGCGGGGATCCCCGGACCGCCACCGCCGGCGAGTTCGGTGAAGGGAAGCCGGTGACCATCGGCGCCGACGACTCCATTGAAGAGGCGATCCGGACCATGCAGGACCACCAGGTGCGCAGGCTCCCCGTGATCGACGGGCACAACCTGGTGGGCGTCCTAAGCCAGGGAGACATCGCCAAGAACTACCCGGAGGACCGGGTGGGCGAACTCGTGGCGTTCATCTCTTACTGA
- the hrpB gene encoding ATP-dependent helicase HrpB translates to MTSPTGRKQAPDFDLAAIGAGLPFHDSATALAAALGGAAGGSAVVQAPPGTGKTTLVPPLLANLVARLPASDGAGKPRRVVVTQPRRVAARAAARRLSALDGSRLGGRVGYTVRGERHTGPETLIEFVTPGILLRRLLADPDLPGTGGVVLDEVHERGLETDLLFGMLAEVRQLRADLAVVAMSATLDAPRFAALLADGDGGGPAPVVDCPSALHPLETEWRPAPVPRLDGRGVTRAFLEFVAATAADAYRHAAAADAAADALVFVPGAREVSQVAGELRSRLGHGVDVLELHGQVGPGEQDRAVSGRRPGERARIIVSTDLAESSLTVPGVRLVVDSGLAREPRRDAGRAMNGLVTVSCSRASAEQRAGRAARQGPGTVVRCYSQQAYGAAPAHATPEISVADLTGAALVLSCWGAPRGTGLALPDAPPEQAMDDAMEVLRELGAVAGDGHATSAGRSLAAIPADPRLGRALLDGAAAAGSAAAADVVAAVAGDARAPGADLPRLLSQFRNDNGPAGRHWAEESRRLQALARRAGPLADAPVLPVVTDAAGVAGAVVALAFPDRVARRVPGDGPERYLLSSGTRAGLPAGSSLAGHEWLAVAEVSRAEGRDAAGTGAVIRAAAPLSADLAAAAASHLVIERVEAVFAQGRVTARKVRRLGAIVLASTPVRPTPAEGRAAVAAVLQREGLAVLEWSTAATALRRRIAFLHRELGEPWPDLSEAGLTAVLQEWLGPELEALAAGAHVKAVDLTGPLRRLLPWPEAARLEELAPEWLDVPSGSKVRIDYPDVADEGAKPVAAVKLQECFGLAETPRLADGRVPVLFHLLSPARRPLAVTDDLTSFWSGPYAQVRAGMRGRYPKHPWPEDPWSAPATARTKQRK, encoded by the coding sequence ATGACTTCTCCCACCGGCCGGAAGCAGGCGCCGGACTTCGACCTGGCGGCAATCGGCGCCGGGCTGCCCTTCCACGACTCCGCGACTGCACTCGCCGCGGCCCTGGGCGGGGCGGCCGGAGGCTCCGCCGTGGTGCAGGCGCCTCCCGGAACGGGCAAGACGACGCTTGTTCCACCGCTCCTCGCCAACCTCGTTGCCCGGCTTCCGGCATCCGACGGCGCCGGGAAACCACGGCGGGTCGTGGTCACCCAGCCCCGCCGTGTCGCTGCACGGGCCGCGGCCCGAAGGCTGTCGGCCCTTGACGGCAGCCGGCTGGGCGGCCGCGTGGGGTACACGGTCCGGGGAGAGCGCCACACCGGACCGGAAACGCTGATCGAGTTCGTTACGCCCGGAATCCTGCTCCGCCGCCTGCTCGCCGATCCGGACCTGCCGGGCACCGGTGGCGTGGTGCTCGACGAGGTGCATGAGCGCGGACTGGAAACGGATCTGCTGTTCGGAATGCTGGCCGAAGTCCGGCAGCTGCGCGCCGACCTGGCCGTTGTGGCCATGTCCGCCACCCTTGATGCCCCGAGGTTCGCTGCCTTGCTGGCGGATGGCGACGGCGGCGGCCCGGCTCCCGTCGTCGACTGCCCCTCGGCGCTGCACCCACTGGAGACGGAATGGCGGCCTGCACCTGTTCCACGGCTGGACGGCAGGGGAGTGACCCGCGCCTTCCTGGAGTTCGTCGCCGCCACCGCCGCTGACGCCTATCGGCACGCCGCCGCAGCAGATGCCGCGGCCGACGCGCTGGTCTTCGTACCAGGGGCGAGGGAAGTGTCCCAGGTGGCGGGGGAGCTGCGCAGCCGGCTGGGGCACGGCGTCGACGTGCTGGAACTCCATGGCCAGGTGGGTCCTGGGGAGCAGGACCGGGCAGTGTCCGGGCGCCGGCCGGGGGAGAGGGCCCGGATCATCGTCTCAACGGACTTGGCCGAGTCCTCGCTGACGGTGCCGGGTGTTCGGCTTGTGGTCGATTCAGGACTGGCGAGGGAGCCGCGCCGTGACGCCGGCCGGGCGATGAACGGGCTGGTAACTGTATCGTGCTCCCGCGCGTCGGCGGAGCAGCGGGCCGGCCGGGCGGCGCGCCAGGGGCCGGGAACGGTTGTCCGCTGCTACAGCCAGCAGGCGTACGGGGCGGCACCGGCGCATGCCACCCCCGAAATCAGCGTGGCGGACCTGACGGGCGCCGCCCTGGTGTTGTCCTGCTGGGGTGCGCCGCGCGGGACCGGGCTCGCCCTGCCGGACGCACCGCCGGAACAGGCCATGGACGATGCCATGGAAGTCCTCCGGGAGCTGGGCGCCGTGGCGGGCGACGGTCACGCCACCTCTGCCGGCAGGTCCTTGGCGGCCATTCCGGCCGATCCCAGGCTGGGGCGCGCCCTGCTCGACGGCGCCGCCGCGGCCGGTTCCGCAGCGGCGGCTGACGTAGTGGCTGCGGTGGCAGGTGATGCCCGCGCCCCGGGTGCCGACCTGCCGCGCCTCCTGTCCCAGTTCCGCAATGACAATGGGCCCGCCGGCCGGCACTGGGCCGAGGAGAGCCGCCGCCTGCAGGCCCTGGCCCGGCGGGCCGGGCCGCTGGCTGATGCCCCCGTCCTTCCGGTGGTGACTGACGCTGCCGGGGTGGCGGGCGCCGTCGTCGCCCTGGCCTTTCCGGACCGGGTGGCACGCAGGGTGCCCGGGGACGGGCCGGAGCGGTACCTGCTGTCCTCCGGGACCAGGGCAGGACTGCCGGCCGGCAGCAGCCTGGCCGGACACGAGTGGCTGGCCGTGGCCGAAGTGTCCCGGGCAGAAGGGAGGGATGCGGCAGGTACCGGCGCCGTGATCCGGGCCGCTGCCCCGCTTTCCGCGGACCTCGCTGCAGCCGCCGCTTCCCACCTGGTGATTGAACGCGTTGAAGCGGTCTTCGCGCAGGGCCGCGTCACAGCCCGCAAGGTCCGCCGGCTGGGAGCGATCGTGCTCGCGTCCACTCCCGTCCGGCCCACCCCGGCAGAGGGCCGGGCCGCGGTGGCAGCAGTCCTGCAGCGGGAAGGACTCGCTGTCCTTGAATGGTCGACGGCGGCAACCGCGTTACGCCGTCGGATCGCCTTCCTGCACCGCGAGCTGGGGGAACCGTGGCCGGACCTGTCGGAGGCCGGGCTCACAGCGGTGCTGCAGGAATGGCTGGGGCCGGAGCTGGAGGCGCTTGCGGCCGGCGCCCACGTCAAAGCCGTGGACCTCACGGGGCCGCTGCGCCGCCTGCTGCCCTGGCCCGAGGCAGCAAGGCTCGAAGAGCTTGCCCCGGAATGGCTCGACGTACCCAGCGGCTCGAAGGTCCGGATCGACTATCCGGATGTTGCCGATGAGGGTGCAAAACCGGTGGCGGCAGTGAAACTCCAGGAGTGCTTTGGCCTCGCGGAGACGCCCCGCCTGGCGGACGGCCGGGTTCCCGTCCTGTTCCACCTGCTGTCTCCGGCCCGGCGGCCCCTCGCTGTCACTGACGATCTCACATCCTTCTGGTCCGGACCGTATGCCCAGGTCCGTGCCGGGATGCGGGGCCGCTATCCCAAGCACCCCTGGCCGGAAGACCCTTGGTCCGCCCCGGCCACAGCACGGACCAAGCAGCGGAAATAG
- a CDS encoding alpha/beta hydrolase family protein — translation MSASETDLHIPVGEVVVSGVYARPGNPSATVVVAHGAGAGMEHPFLRGFTDALNSLGLATLRFNFPYREAGRKFPDRPPTAMVAWRAAMAAAEGQAAEHGDTGPLWAAGKSFGGRMASMAVADGMQAAGLVYLGYPLHPPGKPDKVRDEHLYGSTSPMLFLQGSRDTFATPGILEDVVSRIGPRAVLQWVEGGDHSFAVAGVKRSAAEVGASLAEPVAGFIRAH, via the coding sequence ATGTCAGCTTCTGAAACCGACCTCCACATCCCGGTGGGTGAAGTCGTGGTCTCCGGTGTCTACGCGCGTCCCGGCAACCCGTCCGCCACCGTTGTAGTGGCCCATGGTGCCGGTGCCGGCATGGAGCATCCCTTCCTGCGCGGGTTCACCGACGCACTGAACTCACTTGGCCTCGCTACCCTCCGCTTCAACTTTCCCTACCGGGAGGCCGGCAGGAAGTTCCCGGACCGCCCGCCCACAGCGATGGTGGCCTGGCGGGCGGCCATGGCGGCAGCGGAAGGCCAGGCAGCGGAACATGGCGACACCGGTCCCCTGTGGGCGGCGGGCAAGTCCTTCGGCGGCCGGATGGCCTCGATGGCCGTGGCGGACGGGATGCAGGCCGCAGGACTCGTCTACCTGGGCTATCCCCTGCATCCGCCGGGGAAGCCTGACAAAGTGCGGGACGAACACCTGTATGGCAGCACCTCACCCATGCTCTTCCTGCAGGGCAGCCGGGACACCTTCGCCACTCCCGGCATCCTTGAGGACGTGGTGTCCCGCATTGGCCCGCGTGCGGTGCTGCAGTGGGTTGAAGGCGGCGACCACTCATTTGCGGTGGCCGGTGTGAAACGTTCGGCCGCGGAGGTGGGCGCATCCCTTGCGGAGCCCGTGGCGGGGTTCATCCGGGCCCACTGA
- the ligD gene encoding non-homologous end-joining DNA ligase has product MASEQTTLTVQGPNGGREMRISSPSRVIWPEPGITKLDLARYISDVGEAFIAANGDRPVALQRFSGTVDGEMFFSKNPPKGAPDFIRSTKVVFPSARSHPMLILDEPAAAVWAVQMNTIVFHPWPSRSDNTDNPDQLRIDLDPQPGTDFDDAIPAALKLKEVLAEAGLTSYIKTSGNRGLHVYAPIEPRREFLDVRHAVIAAARELERRMPDQVTTAWWKEERGRRVFVDFNQANRDRTIAGAYSPRPLPHAPVSCPITWDELENVDPKDFTILTVPERLRTVGDPWADMPSNPGTIDTLLEWWERDLKAGLGELPFPPDYPKMPGEPPRVQPSRARKQD; this is encoded by the coding sequence ATGGCGAGCGAACAGACCACTCTCACAGTCCAGGGCCCGAACGGCGGGCGTGAAATGCGCATCTCCAGCCCGAGCAGGGTGATTTGGCCCGAGCCAGGGATCACCAAACTCGACCTGGCCCGCTACATCAGCGACGTGGGGGAAGCCTTCATCGCCGCCAACGGCGACCGGCCCGTTGCCTTGCAGCGGTTCTCCGGCACCGTCGACGGCGAGATGTTCTTTTCCAAGAACCCGCCCAAGGGCGCCCCGGACTTCATCCGGTCCACGAAGGTGGTCTTCCCCAGCGCCCGCTCCCATCCCATGCTGATCCTCGATGAGCCTGCCGCCGCCGTCTGGGCCGTGCAAATGAACACCATCGTTTTCCACCCGTGGCCCTCCCGGTCGGACAACACCGATAACCCGGACCAGCTGCGCATTGACCTGGACCCCCAGCCGGGAACCGACTTTGACGACGCCATCCCCGCCGCGCTCAAGCTGAAGGAGGTCCTGGCGGAGGCCGGCCTCACCTCCTACATCAAGACCTCCGGCAACCGCGGACTGCACGTCTACGCCCCCATCGAGCCCCGCAGGGAATTCCTGGATGTCCGGCACGCCGTGATCGCAGCGGCGCGGGAACTTGAGCGCCGCATGCCGGACCAGGTCACCACAGCCTGGTGGAAGGAAGAACGCGGCCGGCGGGTGTTCGTGGACTTCAACCAGGCCAACCGGGACCGCACCATCGCCGGCGCCTACAGCCCCCGGCCGCTGCCGCACGCCCCCGTCTCCTGCCCCATCACGTGGGACGAGCTCGAAAACGTGGACCCGAAAGACTTCACTATCCTCACCGTGCCGGAACGGCTCAGGACGGTTGGCGATCCCTGGGCGGACATGCCCAGTAACCCCGGGACCATCGACACACTCCTGGAGTGGTGGGAGCGGGACCTCAAGGCCGGGCTGGGCGAGCTTCCCTTCCCCCCGGACTACCCCAAAATGCCGGGTGAACCGCCCAGGGTGCAGCCCAGCCGGGCCCGCAAACAGGACTGA